From one Flavobacteriales bacterium genomic stretch:
- a CDS encoding M36 family metallopeptidase: MRSILTLCVALSSLLVAAQRPGAPSPKVMDELMRQGFHGSDLEGLLTKDHYADAGITHTFFRQRWQGIEVWNGDIAVHELANGEPLRLNVGAFTALEKRVNATEPEISADDAVGIVLARTLPGSKIPALISIEDEGRRVVFEGDGLGHEPVIAQLVYQPVGDRLHLAWNVNHYTPDGSHWWNVRIDALTGEELDRNDWVASCNWDDETHYGCDEHAPDAAPAPAAPNDYNVFDWPTESPSHGPRTLSNAPWLDGGIASPYGWHDTNGAAGAEYTDTRGNNCFAQEDADANNTGGTRPSGGAGLDFDFPLDLTGAPSTYLPAATANLFYWNNLMHDVWYQYGFTDPAGNFQENNYGRGGAGSDPVDADAQDGSGTNNANFGTPPDGSNPRMQMYRWTSTTPNRDSDLDNGIIAHEYGHGISNRLVGGPSNTSCLGNPEQMGEGWSDYFGIVMTMKATDTPTTGRGVGTYVLGQATTGVGIRPARYTTSFASNNYTYASTNSGLSQPHGIGFVWCTMLWEMTWELIGVHGFDPDIYNGDGGNNIAMRLVIEGLKLTPCNPGFVDGRDAILAADQALYGGANQAAIWAAFARRGLGASASQGLSTSRSDQVEAFDTPLPSNLGISEVLSPRGDLYDCATTNMPVTVTVRNFGQQPQTDFELRYQLNGGTEEIATYVGTLAAGASANFTFPQPVTIPGTGPHTLTARTNLAGDQYTANDQAASAITVSTPTTLPSTYVENIEATSPVPTGWALQNPDNGNTWVTKAVSGQASCVGARTWAIDNYSVSTPGQEDRLITPRIDLSGSAGTRLKYKHAYSGYSSSYPDGMRVQVSGDCGLSWTTVFEAFGAALQTNPYVTSSWTPTTCTQWQQHDHDLTAFDGGQVLVRFVAINNYGNWLYLDDVVIERNGVRVAVKLMLDGPYDEGTDRMSDGLRAGGLLPTTEPYSAAGFTQVFGGGESIDPAAMATTGDDAIVDWVLLELRDAAAPATIIATRAALLQRDGDVVDTDLGGSVTFRATGGSYHVAVRHRNHLGAMTAAPTVLSTTPTGIDFTVPGTATFGTEAQRLRNGRTMLWSGDVLRDGILRYTGEDNDRDPLLVAIGGSVPTNVSAPGYLQGDVNLDGVIRYTGEGNDRDPILVNIGGSVPTNTREQQLP; this comes from the coding sequence ATGCGTTCAATCCTGACACTCTGCGTCGCGCTTTCCTCCTTGCTCGTTGCCGCCCAGCGCCCCGGCGCTCCATCACCCAAGGTGATGGATGAACTGATGCGGCAGGGCTTCCATGGATCGGACCTCGAGGGCCTCTTGACGAAGGACCATTACGCCGATGCAGGGATCACCCACACCTTCTTCCGTCAGCGGTGGCAGGGCATCGAGGTCTGGAACGGCGACATCGCCGTGCATGAGCTGGCCAATGGCGAGCCGTTGCGGCTGAACGTGGGCGCCTTCACAGCCTTGGAGAAGCGCGTGAACGCCACGGAGCCTGAGATCAGCGCAGATGACGCCGTGGGCATTGTACTGGCGCGCACCCTGCCTGGATCGAAGATCCCCGCCTTGATCAGCATCGAGGATGAAGGCCGCCGGGTGGTCTTCGAGGGCGATGGCCTTGGCCACGAGCCGGTGATAGCGCAACTGGTATACCAGCCCGTTGGGGACCGCCTGCACCTGGCGTGGAACGTGAACCACTATACGCCCGACGGCTCGCACTGGTGGAATGTGCGGATCGATGCGCTCACCGGTGAAGAGCTCGACCGGAACGATTGGGTCGCGAGCTGCAATTGGGACGATGAGACCCATTACGGCTGCGACGAACATGCGCCCGATGCAGCACCCGCCCCTGCCGCGCCCAACGACTACAACGTGTTCGATTGGCCCACGGAGAGCCCCAGCCATGGTCCACGCACCCTGAGCAATGCGCCGTGGCTCGATGGCGGGATCGCTTCGCCATATGGCTGGCACGATACGAATGGCGCAGCAGGAGCTGAGTACACGGATACCCGGGGCAACAACTGCTTCGCCCAAGAGGATGCCGACGCGAACAACACGGGTGGCACCCGACCCAGCGGAGGGGCAGGCCTGGACTTCGATTTTCCGCTCGACCTCACCGGAGCTCCAAGCACTTACCTGCCGGCGGCCACCGCCAACCTCTTCTACTGGAACAACCTAATGCACGATGTGTGGTACCAGTACGGCTTCACGGATCCCGCAGGCAACTTCCAAGAGAACAACTACGGACGCGGCGGGGCAGGGAGCGACCCCGTGGATGCTGATGCGCAGGATGGCAGCGGCACCAACAACGCCAACTTCGGTACGCCGCCGGATGGCAGCAACCCCCGCATGCAGATGTACCGCTGGACCAGCACCACACCCAACCGCGACAGCGACCTCGACAACGGCATCATCGCGCACGAATACGGGCACGGCATCAGCAACCGCTTGGTAGGCGGTCCATCGAACACCAGCTGCCTCGGCAATCCGGAGCAGATGGGCGAGGGCTGGAGCGACTACTTCGGCATCGTGATGACCATGAAGGCGACCGACACGCCGACCACAGGCCGCGGGGTTGGCACTTATGTGCTCGGGCAGGCTACCACAGGCGTCGGGATCCGCCCGGCGCGCTACACCACCAGCTTCGCCTCGAACAATTACACCTACGCCAGCACGAACAGCGGCCTTAGCCAGCCACATGGCATCGGCTTCGTGTGGTGCACCATGCTTTGGGAGATGACCTGGGAGCTGATCGGCGTGCACGGCTTCGACCCCGACATCTACAATGGTGATGGCGGCAACAACATCGCCATGCGCCTGGTGATCGAAGGCCTGAAGCTCACTCCTTGCAATCCTGGCTTCGTGGATGGTCGCGACGCCATCCTCGCTGCCGACCAAGCGCTCTACGGTGGCGCAAACCAAGCGGCGATCTGGGCGGCTTTCGCGCGCCGTGGCTTGGGCGCCAGCGCCAGTCAGGGGCTCTCCACCAGCCGCAGTGATCAGGTCGAGGCCTTCGACACCCCTTTGCCCAGCAACCTGGGCATCTCCGAAGTGCTCTCACCGCGGGGCGACCTGTACGATTGCGCCACCACGAACATGCCCGTCACCGTCACCGTGCGCAACTTCGGCCAGCAGCCGCAGACCGACTTCGAGTTGCGCTACCAGCTCAATGGCGGTACTGAAGAGATCGCCACTTATGTCGGCACCCTCGCGGCAGGAGCGTCGGCCAACTTCACCTTCCCGCAGCCGGTAACGATTCCCGGCACCGGGCCGCACACGCTCACGGCGCGCACGAACTTGGCTGGCGATCAGTACACCGCCAACGATCAGGCGGCCAGCGCGATCACGGTGAGCACACCCACCACGCTACCCTCCACCTATGTGGAGAACATCGAAGCTACCTCGCCGGTGCCCACCGGGTGGGCGCTGCAGAACCCGGACAATGGCAACACATGGGTCACCAAGGCGGTATCTGGACAAGCTTCTTGCGTGGGCGCGCGCACCTGGGCCATCGATAATTACTCGGTGAGCACCCCCGGGCAAGAGGACCGCTTGATCACACCACGCATCGACCTGAGCGGCTCGGCCGGAACACGCCTCAAGTACAAGCATGCCTACTCGGGTTACAGCAGCAGCTATCCCGACGGCATGCGCGTACAGGTGAGCGGTGATTGTGGCCTCTCGTGGACCACGGTGTTCGAGGCATTCGGAGCCGCATTGCAGACCAATCCTTACGTCACCTCGTCGTGGACCCCGACCACCTGCACGCAATGGCAGCAGCACGACCATGACCTCACCGCTTTTGACGGTGGGCAGGTGCTAGTGCGCTTCGTGGCCATCAATAACTACGGCAACTGGCTCTATCTGGATGATGTGGTGATCGAGCGGAACGGCGTACGTGTGGCCGTGAAGCTCATGCTCGACGGACCCTACGATGAAGGCACGGACCGCATGAGCGATGGCCTTCGTGCGGGCGGACTATTGCCCACGACCGAGCCATACTCGGCGGCTGGGTTCACACAGGTCTTCGGCGGAGGTGAATCAATCGACCCGGCTGCCATGGCCACCACCGGCGACGATGCTATCGTGGACTGGGTGCTGCTCGAACTGCGTGATGCCGCTGCGCCGGCCACGATCATCGCCACGCGTGCGGCACTCCTGCAGCGCGACGGCGATGTGGTGGACACCGACCTCGGCGGGAGCGTGACCTTCCGCGCCACAGGCGGCAGCTACCATGTGGCCGTGCGCCATCGCAACCACCTCGGTGCCATGACCGCTGCGCCCACCGTGCTCAGCACCACGCCCACCGGCATCGACTTCACGGTGCCTGGCACGGCCACCTTCGGCACGGAAGCGCAACGCTTGCGCAACGGACGAACGATGCTCTGGAGCGGCGATGTGCTGCGCGACGGCATCCTGCGCTACACGGGGGAGGACAACGACCGCGACCCGCTCCTTGTGGCCATCGGGGGCAGCGTGCCTACCAACGTGAGCGCGCCGGGCTATCTGCAAGGCGATGTGAACTTGGATGGCGTGATCCGCTACACCGGCGAAGGCAACGACCGCGACCCCATCCTGGTGAACATCGGTGGCAGTGTGCCCACCAATACGAGGGAGCAGCAGCTCCCTTGA
- a CDS encoding BrxA/BrxB family bacilliredoxin, translating into MYPPELTAPMSMDLVSAGFEELKTPEQVDKALAQPGTVLCVVNSVCGCAAGAARPGVKHSLRGAKRPDKLVTVFAGVDTDAVIQARKHFLPYPPSSPSMALFKDGKLVHFLERHHIEGRTAEMIAENLGMAYEEFC; encoded by the coding sequence ATGTACCCCCCCGAACTCACCGCCCCGATGTCCATGGATCTGGTATCCGCCGGATTCGAAGAACTGAAGACCCCCGAGCAAGTGGACAAGGCCCTGGCGCAGCCCGGCACGGTGCTCTGCGTGGTGAACAGCGTGTGCGGCTGTGCGGCAGGAGCAGCGCGCCCCGGAGTGAAGCACAGCCTCCGCGGCGCGAAGCGCCCAGACAAACTCGTGACCGTATTCGCCGGAGTGGACACCGATGCGGTGATCCAAGCGCGCAAGCACTTCCTGCCCTACCCGCCTAGCAGCCCCAGCATGGCGTTGTTCAAGGATGGCAAGCTGGTCCACTTCCTGGAGCGCCACCACATCGAGGGCCGCACCGCTGAGATGATCGCGGAGAACCTCGGCATGGCCTACGAGGAGTTCTGCTGA